The Quercus robur chromosome 7, dhQueRobu3.1, whole genome shotgun sequence genome has a segment encoding these proteins:
- the LOC126691049 gene encoding uncharacterized protein LOC126691049, translating into MDSIDDWVERSISEWKTTFNERIARARCRKLIEEIVTYIRDRVRPVGQIDTLNREIRNLKREVHGLNQRNRSLKMELEQLREQVSGYQNQQRTLEVENNVLAERLQQTQQSNSNRRLRSHAP; encoded by the exons ATGGACAGTATTGATGATTGGGTGGAGCGCAGTATCAGTGAATGGAAGACCACCTTCAATGAACGTATCGCCAGAGCTCGTTGTAGAAAATTGATTGAGGAAATCGTGACATATATCCGTGACCGTGTTCGCCCTGTG GGACAAATTGATACACTTAATCGGGAAATTAGAAATCTCAAGCGAGAAGTTCATGGACTTAATCAGCGAAACAGATCTCTCAAAATGGAGTTGGAACAACTCAGGGAACAGGTGTCCGGGTACCAGAATCAGCAGAGAACATTAGAG GTGGAAAATAATGTATTGGCAGAGCGACTACAACAGACTCAGCAAAGCAACTCCAACAGAAGGCTACGCTCCCATGCACCCTGA